The Cucumis melo cultivar AY chromosome 6, USDA_Cmelo_AY_1.0, whole genome shotgun sequence genome includes a region encoding these proteins:
- the LOC103484037 gene encoding sorbitol dehydrogenase-like: MGKGGMSQEGSGENGVEENLAAWLLGVNNLKIQPFHLPPLGPHDVRVKMKAVGICGSDVHFLKTLKLAHFVVKEPMVIGHECAGIVAEVGADVKHLVTGDRVALEPGISCRKCRQCKEGRYNLCSDMKFYATPPTHGSLANEVVHPADLCFKLPENVSFEEGALCEPLGVGVHACRRTNVGPETNVLVMGAGPIGLVTLMAARAFGAPRIVIVDVDDYRLSVAKDLGADEVVKVSLDIQDVDQDVTKIQKAMKAEVDVSFDCAGFEKTMSTALNASRPGGKVCLIGLGHIEMTVPLGPAAAREVDIIGVFRYKNTYPTSLEFIRSGKIDVKPLITHRFGFSQKEVEEAFEISARGGNAIKVMFNL, translated from the exons ATGGGTAAAGGAGGAATGTCTCAGGAGGGTAGTGGCGAAAATGGAGTTGAAGAAAATTTGGCTGCTTGGCTTTTGGGTGTCAATAACTTGAAGATTCAACCTTTCCACCTACCTCCTCTTG GACCCCATGATGTCAGAGTTAAGATGAAAGCCGTTGGTATCTGCGGCAGTGATGTTCACTTCCTCAAG ACTCTGAAATTGGCACACTTTGTCGTTAAAGAGCCAATGGTGATTGGGCATGAATGCGCTGGGATTGTTGCTGAAGTTGGGGCTGATGTTAAGCATTTAGTGACGGGGGATCGGGTTGCACTGGAGCCTGGAATTAGTTGCAGGAAATGTCGTCAATGCAAAGAAGGCCGCTACAATCTATGCTCAGACATGAAGTTCTATGCCACTCCCCCTACTCATGGTTCTCTTGCAAATGAG GTGGTTCATCCAGCAGACCTGTGTTTTAAATTGCCTGAAAATGTTAGCTTCGAGGAAGGAGCCTTGTGTGAGCCCTTAGGTGTTGGTGTTCATGCTTGTCGACGTACCAATGTTGGTCCAGAAACAAATGTTTTGGTCATGGGAGCCGGACCAATTGGGCTTGTAACTTTGATGGCCGCACGTGCATTTGGTGCACCTCGGATTGTCATTGTTGATGTAGATGACTATAGATTATCTGTTGCAAAGGATCTTGGAGCAGATGAAGTTGTTAAAGTTTCACTTGATATTCAG GATGTAGATCAAGATGTCACTAAGATTCAAAAAGCCATGAAAGCTGAGGTAGATGTGAGCTTTGACTGTGCTGGCTTTGAAAAGACAATGTCAACAGCCTTAAATGCCAGCCGACCTGGGGGCAAAGTTTGTCTCATTGGATTGGGTCACATTGAGATGACTGTTCCACTAGGTCCAGCTGCTGCAAG GGAAGTTGACATAATTGGTGTGTTTCGGTACAAAAACACATATCCTACGTCCTTGGAGTTTATAAGAAGTGGTAAGATTGATGTGAAGCCGCTTATAACACACAGATTTGGTTTCTCACAGAAAGAGGTGGAAGAGGCCTTTGAAATCAGTGCTCGTGGTGGTAATGCTATTAAGGTCATGTTCAACTTGTGA
- the LOC103484213 gene encoding sorbitol dehydrogenase-like, translating to MGKGGMSQGGSGEDGVEENMAAWLLGVNNLKIQPFHLPPLGPHDVRVKMKAVGICGSDVHYLKNMKLAHFVVKEPMVIGHECAGIVAEVGADVKHLVPGDRIALEPGISCWRCSPCKEGRYNLCPDMKFFATPPIHGSLANEVVHPADLCFKLPENVSLEEGAMCEPLSVGVHACRRANIGPETNVLVMGAGPIGLVTLMAARAFGAPRIVIVDVDDYRLSVAKDLGADEVVKVSIDTQDVDRDVTEIQKAMKAEVDVSFDCAGFGKTMSTALKASRSGGKVCLIGMGHNEMTVPLTPAAAREVDIIGVFRYKNTWPVCLEFISSGKIDVKPLITHRFGFSQKEVEEAFETSARGGNAIKVMFNL from the exons ATGGGTAAAGGAGGAATGTCTCAGGGGGGCAGTGGCGAAGATGGAGTTGAAGAAAATATGGCTGCTTGGCTTTTGGGTGTCAATAACTTGAAGATTCAACCTTTCCACCTACCTCCTCTTG GACCCCATGATGTCAGAGTTAAGATGAAGGCCGTTGGTATCTGCGGCAGTGATGTTCACTACCTCAAG AATATGAAATTGGCACACTTTGTCGTTAAAGAGCCAATGGTGATTGGGCATGAATGCGCTGGCATTGTTGCTGAAGTTGGGGCTGATGTTAAGCATTTAGTGCCAGGGGATCGGATTGCACTGGAGCCTGGAATTAGTTGCTGGAGATGTAGTCCATGCAAAGAAGGCCGCTACAATCTATGCCCAGACATGAAGTTCTTTGCCACTCCCCCTATTCATGGTTCTCTTGCAAATGAG GTGGTTCATCCAGCAGACCTGTGTTTTAAATTGCCCGAAAATGTTAGCTTAGAGGAAGGAGCTATGTGTGAGCCCTTAAGTGTTGGTGTTCATGCTTGTCGACGTGCTAACATTGGTCCAGAAACAAATGTTTTGGTCATGGGAGCCGGACCAATTGGGCTTGTCACTTTGATGGCTGCCCGTGCATTTGGTGCACCCCGAATTGTCATTGTCGATGTCGATGACTATCGATTGTCTGTTGCAAAGGATCTTGGAGCAGATGAAGTTGTTAAAGTTTCAATTGACACTCAG GATGTAGATCGAGATGTTACTGAGATTCAAAAAGCCATGAAAGCTGAGGTAGATGTGAGCTTCGACTGTGCTGGCTTTGGCAAGACAATGTCAACAGCCTTAAAAGCCAGCCGATCTGGTGGCAAAGTTTGTCTGATTGGAATGGGTCACAATGAGATGACTGTTCCGCTAACTCCAGCTGCAGCAAG GGAAGTTGACATAATTGGCGTGTTTCGGTACAAAAACACATGGCCTGTGTGCTTGGAGTTTATAAGCAGTGGAAAGATCGATGTGAAGCCACTTATAACACACAGATTTGGTTTCTCGCAGAAGGAGGTGGAAGAGGCCTTTGAAACCAGTGCTCGTGGTGGTAATGCTATTAAGGTCATGTTCAACCTGTGA
- the LOC103484038 gene encoding pentatricopeptide repeat-containing protein At2g29760, chloroplastic-like: protein MKFPISFCRPFSTFSNSQRPISKSTSLNSIKELHAQLVRAQMHIDPSSISEVIKHYALSPQSLPKAHLVFNQIQRPTLLVWNHMIHGLSKSDRPNDAIYFYNTMYYKGIQGNHLTLIFLFKSCARVSDVRQGQMVHLHSMKLGFGSYLFVSNALIHTYVCFGELAMAQKVFDGMLERDVVSWNSIICGYYQFNRFKKVLDLFREMQAINVRADSLTMMKAISASCFLSEWEMGDYLVKYIDEHGVVVDLYLGNTLIDMYGRRGMIDFAGRVFYQMKEKNIVSWNAMIMGYAKVGNLVAAKKLFNQMPSRDVISWTSMIIGYSLAKQHAEAVKLFQEMIASMVKPDEITVATVLSACAHLGSLDAGEAVHDYIRNHDIKSDVFVGNSLIDMYCKCGVVEKALQVFNDMKTKDSVSWTSIISGLAVNGFAVSALNVFDQMLKEGICPTHGTFVGVLVACAHVGLVDKGVEHFKSMENTYRLAPEMKHYGCVVDLMCRSGYLDMAYNFIKKMPMVPDVVIWRILLSACKLHGNLVLAEIVSKKLLELDPSNNGNYVLSSSTYAGSDRWDDVIKIRELMEVTNIQKPYAYSSIEVRI, encoded by the coding sequence ATGAAATTCCCTATATCATTCTGTCGACCGTTCAGCACTTTCTCAAATTCACAAAGACCCATAAGTAAATCAACCTCTTTGAATTCGATCAAGGAGCTTCACGCCCAGCTTGTAAGAGCCCAAATGCACATCGACCCATCTTCTATCTCTGAAGTTATCAAGCATTATGCTCTTTCTCCACAATCTTTGCCCAAGGCCCATTTGGTTTTTAACCAAATTCAGCGACCCACATTGCTAGTTTGGAACCACATGATCCACGGTCTATCAAAGAGCGATCGACCTAATGATGCAATTTATTTCTATAATACCATGTATTACAAAGGAATACAGGGGAATCATTTGACTTTGATATTCTTATTCAAGTCTTGTGCAAGAGTTTCTGATGTAAGGCAAGGTCAGATGGTTCATCTTCATTCTATGAAACTTGGGTTTGGATCCTATCTTTTTGTTTCTAACGCCTTGATTCATACGTATGTGTGCTTTGGTGAGTTGGCCATGGCACAAAAGGTGTTCGATGGAATGTTGGAAAGAGATGTAGTTTCTTGGAATTCTATAATTTGTGGATACTATCAATTTAATAGATTTAAGAAGGTCTTGGATCTTTTTAGGGAAATGCAGGCTATAAATGTAAGAGCTGATTCTTTGACAATGATGAAAGCTATCTCAGCATCCTGCTTTTTAAGTGAATGGGAAATGGGAGACTATTTGGTGAAGTACATTGATGAACACGGTGTTGTGGTTGATCTCTACTTAGGGAACACTCTGATAGATATGTATGGACGCCGTGGTATGATAGATTTCGCAGGTAGAGTGTTTTATCAGATGAAAGAGAAAAATATAGTATCATGGAATGCAATGATTATGGGGTATGCAAAAGTAGGGAATTTAGTTGCTGCAAAGAAGCTTTTTAATCAAATGCCTTCAAGGGATGTGATCTCATGGACCTCCATGATCATAGGCTATTCTCTAGCTAAGCAGCATGCTGAGGCAGTGAAGCTTTTTCAAGAAATGATTGCGTCTATGGTGAAACCAGATGAAATAACTGTAGCTACTGTACTTTCTGCTTGTGCCCACTTGGGCTCACTTGATGCGGGAGAGGCAGTTCATGACTACATACGCAATCATGACATCAAATCAGACGTTTTTGTAGGAAACTCTTTGATTGATATGTATTGTAAATGTGGCGTGGTTGAGAAGGCACTACAGGTTTTTAATGACATGAAAACTAAAGACTCAGTGTCATGGACTTCTATTATTTCAGGTCTTGCTGTGAATGGTTTTGCCGTGTCTGCACTTAATGTATTTGATCAAATGTTGAAAGAAGGTATTTGCCCAACTCATGGGACTTTTGTAGGGGTTTTAGTAGCTTGTGCTCATGTAGGATTGGTAGACAAGGGAGTGGAACACTTTAAGAGCATGGAAAACACATATAGACTTGCACCAGAAATGAAGCATTATGGATGTGTTGTGGATCTTATGTGTCGTTCGGGTTATCTGGACATGGCCtacaatttcataaagaaaatgCCAATGGTTCCTGATGTTGTAATATGGAGAATATTGTTAAGTGCTTGCAAGCTTCATGGAAATTTGGTGTTGGCTGAGATTGTCTCAAAGAAGCTTCTTGAATTAGATCCTAGTAACAAC